One Ahaetulla prasina isolate Xishuangbanna chromosome 1, ASM2864084v1, whole genome shotgun sequence DNA window includes the following coding sequences:
- the ADI1 gene encoding acireductone dioxygenase isoform X2, with the protein MVEAWYMDDSREDPRKPHRPEPDQPLDADNYETDPELAKIRKEKNYSWMDIITISKDMLPNYEEKIKIFYEEHLHLDDEIRYILEGSGYFDVRDKDDKWIRIAMEKGDMITLPAGIYHRFTLDESNYVKAMRLFVGEPVWIAYNRPADHFPARAQYQQFLSQTVQ; encoded by the exons ATGGTGGAGGCTTGGTACATGGACGATTCCCGGGAGGACCCCCGGAAGCCGCATCGCCCAGAGCCGGATCAGCCG ctGGATGCTGACAATTATGAGACTGACCCAGAATTAGCCAAAATTCGTAAGGAGAAGAACTATTCTTGGATGGATATAATAACGATAAGCAAAGATATGCTGCCAAATTATGAAGAGAAG ataaaaatattttatgaagaGCACTTACACCTGGATGATGAGATTCGCTACATCCTGGAAGGAAGTGGATATTTTGATGTTCGTGATAAAGATGATAAGTGGATCCGGATTGCTATGGAGAAGGGTGACATGATCACACTTCCTGCTGGCATCTATCACCGATTTACACTGGATGAATCT AATTATGTCAAGGCAATGAGACTGTTTGTTGGAGAACCAGTGTGGATTGCTTATAATAGACCCGCTGACCATTTTCCTGCTCGAGCACAGTACCAACAGTTTTTGTCACAAACAGTGCAATAA
- the ADI1 gene encoding acireductone dioxygenase isoform X1, whose amino-acid sequence MVEAWYMDDSREDPRKPHRPEPDQPVSLEELSRIGVFYWKLDADNYETDPELAKIRKEKNYSWMDIITISKDMLPNYEEKIKIFYEEHLHLDDEIRYILEGSGYFDVRDKDDKWIRIAMEKGDMITLPAGIYHRFTLDESNYVKAMRLFVGEPVWIAYNRPADHFPARAQYQQFLSQTVQ is encoded by the exons ATGGTGGAGGCTTGGTACATGGACGATTCCCGGGAGGACCCCCGGAAGCCGCATCGCCCAGAGCCGGATCAGCCGGTCAGCCTAGAGGAGCTCAGCCGGATCGGCGTCTTTTACTGGAAA ctGGATGCTGACAATTATGAGACTGACCCAGAATTAGCCAAAATTCGTAAGGAGAAGAACTATTCTTGGATGGATATAATAACGATAAGCAAAGATATGCTGCCAAATTATGAAGAGAAG ataaaaatattttatgaagaGCACTTACACCTGGATGATGAGATTCGCTACATCCTGGAAGGAAGTGGATATTTTGATGTTCGTGATAAAGATGATAAGTGGATCCGGATTGCTATGGAGAAGGGTGACATGATCACACTTCCTGCTGGCATCTATCACCGATTTACACTGGATGAATCT AATTATGTCAAGGCAATGAGACTGTTTGTTGGAGAACCAGTGTGGATTGCTTATAATAGACCCGCTGACCATTTTCCTGCTCGAGCACAGTACCAACAGTTTTTGTCACAAACAGTGCAATAA